One Prunus dulcis chromosome 7, ALMONDv2, whole genome shotgun sequence DNA segment encodes these proteins:
- the LOC117633540 gene encoding scarecrow-like protein 15, translated as MRVPVSSPQTNPKLESCNNNNTNTNTNQTNRGLNFPANLNIQNLCYEPTSVLDLRHSPSPVAEQKPAKISAVSDVLSHSNHHDPLEWDEQALHNLDWDSIMRDLGLHDDSVPNLKTSIPQLNSTDSQISHLSDYPHPQPFDPTQLVHSDFNINLSEVYSTQNFTNTTHNFYDHQPGNWNVGFDFIEELIRAADCFDSDELQLAQGILDRLNQRLRSSSPSKPVGKPLQRAAVYFRDALQSILNGSDSAAHNQLSSWSEIVQTIRAYKFFCGISPVPMFSHFTTNQALLEALSGSAFIHVVDFDIGFGGQYASLMKELAEKADVAGRTSPVPQVLRITAIVPEEYAGETRLVKENLSQFAQDLKIRFQVEFVPVRTFEMMSFKAVKFMDGEKTAVLLSPYILRRLCSQNNISAFLGDMRRLSPSVVVFVDADGMGDSATTSFRRNFVSSLEFFSVMLESLDAAPAASSEVVKKIETFLLRPKIQAAVEAAGRRVPPWREAFQGAGMRAVELSQFADFQAQCLLGKVQVRGFHVAKRQAELVLCWHDRALVATSAWRCN; from the coding sequence ATGAGAGTACCCGTTTCCTCTCCACAAACCAACCCAAAACTCGAATcttgcaacaacaacaacacaaacacaaacaccaACCAAACCAACCGAGGCCTCAATTTTCCTGCCAATCTCAATATCCAAAACTTGTGCTACGAACCCACGTCTGTTCTTGACCTGCGTCACAGCCCCAGCCCGGTGGCCGAGCAAAAACCAGCAAAAATTTCAGCGGTTTCAGACGTCCTGTCTCACTCAAATCACCATGACCCTCTTGAGTGGGACGAGCAGGCCCTGCACAATCTGGACTGGGACTCGATCATGAGAGACTTGGGCCTGCACGACGACTCTGTTCCCAACTTGAAGACTTCAATTCCGCAATTGAACTCCACCGACTCACAAATTTCTCATCTTTCCGACTACCCACATCCCCAGCCGTTCGACCCGACCCAGCTGGTCCACTCCGATTTCAACATCAATCTCTCCGAAGTATACTCCACCCAGAATTTCACTAACACCACCCACAATTTTTACGACCATCAGCCGGGAAATTGGAACGTCGGGTTTGATTTCATAGAGGAATTAATCCGCGCCGCGGACTGTTTCGACTCGGACGAGTTGCAGCTCGCCCAGGGGATCCTGGACCGCCTGAACCAACGGCTACGATCATCCTCCCCGTCGAAACCCGTCGGGAAACCGCTCCAGCGTGCGGCGGTTTATTTCAGGGACGCCCTCCAGTCCATCCTCAACGGCTCAGATTCAGCGGCTCACAATCAGCTCTCGTCCTGGTCCGAAATCGTCCAGACCATCCGCGCCTACAAGTTCTTTTGTGGAATTTCACCAGTCCCGATGTTCTCCCACTTCACGACCAACCAAGCCCTCCTGGAAGCCCTCAGCGGCTCCGCCTTCATTCACGTCGTCGACTTCGACATCGGCTTCGGTGGCCAGTACGCTTCCCTGATGAAAGAGCTCGCCGAGAAAGCTGACGTGGCTGGCCGAACCAGCCCAGTCCCACAGGTGCTCCGCATCACCGCTATCGTGCCCGAGGAGTACGCAGGCGAAACCCGGCTGGTCAAGGAGAACCTCTCCCAGTTCGCTCAGGACCTCAAGATCAGGTTCCAGGTAGAGTTCGTCCCCGTCCGTACGTTCGAGATGATGTCCTTTAAGGCCGTCAAGTTCATGGACGGAGAGAAAACGGCGGTTCTGCTCTCGCCGTACATCCTGCGCCGCCTCTGCTCTCAGAACAACATTTCCGCTTTTCTTGGCGACATGCGGCGGTTGTCGCCAAGCGTCGTGGTGTTTGTCGACGCCGACGGGATGGGGGACTCCGCAACGACGTCTTTCAGGAGGAACTTTGTCTCCAGCCTCGAGTTTTTCTCCGTTATGCTGGAGTCGCTCGACGCGGCCCCGGCGGCTTCCAGCGAAGTGGTGAAGAAGATTGAGACGTTTTTGCTGCGGCCGAAGATTCAGGCGGCGGTGGAGGCGGCGGGGAGGAGGGTCCCACCGTGGCGGGAAGCGTTTCAAGGGGCAGGGATGAGGGCTGTGGAGCTGAGCCAGTTTGCGGACTTTCAGGCCCAGTGCTTGCTGGGGAAGGTCCAGGTCAGGGGGTTCCACGTGGCGAAACGGCAGGCCGAGTTGGTGCTTTGCTGGCACGATAGAGCCCTGGTTGCCACGTCGGCATGGAGGTGTAATTAG
- the LOC117634056 gene encoding vicilin-like seed storage protein At2g18540, translated as MLNNKSSNQQPFPFTFFILLFIGLSLPAAKAILRNEEQYGSGASAAAAGSLVKRDQRRALVVTEYGEISSIDISDGHRGPYHIQFITLEPNSLFLPVLLHADMVFYVHTGSGRLSWGDEDDIKRVAIKRGDLFRLRPGSIFFVQSDLQAERQKLRIYAIFATNTDDDLYDPAIGAYSSVRDLVRAFDPKVLRSAFKVSDEVIESIINGTDQSGIVHAVPTKKETFWDLEARFLKTFLTGKDGSAFNKNKKKTKTYNIFDEGPDFKNCNGWSLTVNKKNSQLLKGSNIGLFMVNLTKGSMMGPHWNPRATEIAIVLHGQGMVRVVCSSTAAKKSECKSMRLRVHEGDVFAVPRFHPMAQMSFNNDSLVFMGFSTTTRRNYPQFLAGKYSVLQSLDKQVLAASFNVSNTTVDQLLAAQADSVIIDCTSCAEEEERRMMEEIEKEREEEEAKKWEEEEARKRAEEKEQRKREEEEAARKREEEEAAARKREEEAAAARQREEEAAAARQREEEEAAARQREKEQEAERQREEEQAAKQREEEEAKKREGEGRQREEERRQEEETERERQQQKEWERRGQEAQTEQEEARRQQEEREGKERPEESAREEEGRQREEERRQEEETERERQQQKEWERREQEAQTEQEEARRQQEEREGKERPEESAGRQPEEREGGGRGIDVEEGRRYLRVLKV; from the exons ATGTTGAACAACAAATCTTCAAACCAACAACCATTTCCGTTTACCTTCTTCATCTTGCTTTTCATTGGTCTGTCTTTGCCTGCTGCAAAGGCAATATTGAGAAATGAGGAGCAATATGGCTCAGGtgcttctgctgctgctgcaggGTCTCTGGTAAAGAGAGATCAACGGAGGGCATTGGTTGTGACAGAGTATGGAGAGATCTCATCCATTGATATCAGTGATGGGCACAGAGGGCCCTACCATATTCAGTTCATCACCTTGGAACCCAACTCTCTCTTCCTTCCTGTACTTCTCCATGCAGACATGGTCTTCTATGTTCATACAG GCAGTGGGAGGTTGAGTTGGGGTGATGAGGATGACATTAAAAGGGTGGCTATAAAGAGAGGTGATCTCTTTAGGCTTAGGCCAGGCTCTATTTTCTTTGTACAGAGTGATTTGCAGGCTGAGCGCCAGAAGCTTAGAATCTATGCAATCTTTGCAACCAACACTGATGATGACTTATAC GACCCAGCAATAGGAGCATACTCTAGTGTTAGGGACCTGGTTCGAGCCTTTGATCCGAAAGTGCTTCGATCAGCTTTTAAG GTCTCTGATGAAGTGATAGAATCAATAATAAATGGAACAGACCAATCAGGCATTGTACACGCAGTGCCAACAAAGAAGGAAACTTTCTGGGATTTGGAGGCTCGGTTCTTGAAAACCTTCCTGACAGGCAAAGATGGCAGTGCAttcaacaagaacaagaagaaaacaaagaccTATAATATTTTTGATGAGGGCCCAGATTTCAAGAACTGCAATGGTTGGAGCTTAACTGTGAACAAGAAAAACTCCCAATTGTTGAAGGGATCAAACATTGGTCTTTTCATGGTGAATTTGACAAAG GGGTCAATGATGGGGCCTCACTGGAATCCAAGGGCAACTGAGATAGCAATAGTACTACATGGGCAAGGGATGGTTAGGGTGGTTTGTTCTAGCACTGCAGCAAAGAAATCAGAGTGCAAAAGCATGAGGCTTAGGGTTCATGAAGGAGATGTATTTGCCGTGCCGAGGTTCCATCCAATGGCTCAGATGTCGTTTAACAATGACTCCCTTGTGTTCATGGGGTTCAGCACAACAACGAGGAGAAACTATCCACAGTTTTTGGCTGGAAAATACTCTGTTCTGCAGAGTTTGGACAAACAGGTCTTGGCGGCGTCGTTTAATGTTAGCAACACAACGGTTGATCAACTTTTGGCTGCACAGGCTGACTCAGTGATTATAGATTGTACTTCTTGTGCTGAAGAAGAGGAGAGACGGATGATGGAAGAAATTGAGAAGgagagggaagaagaagaagctaaGAAGTGGGAGGAAGAGGAGGCTAGAAAGAGAGCAGAGGAGAAAGAacagaggaagagagaagaagaagaggcagcaaggaagagagaggaagaagaggcagcagcaagaaagagagaggaagaagcagcagcagcaagacagagagaggaagaagcagcagcagcaagacagagagaggaagaagaagcagcagcaagacagagagaaaaagaacaagaagcagaaagacagagagaagaagaacaagcagcaaaacagagagaagaagaagaagcaaaaaagagggaaggggaggggaggcaaagagaagaagaaagaagacaaGAGGAAGAAACAGAGAGGGAGAGGCAGCAACAAAAGGAATGGGAAAGAAGAGGGCAGGAAGCACAGACGGAGCAAGAAGAGGCCAGGAGACAACAGGAAGAAAGGGAAGGCAAAGAAAGACCAGAAGAGTCAGCGAGGGAAGAGGAGGGGAGgcaaagagaagaagaaagaagacaaGAGGAAGAAACAGAGAGGGAGAGGCAGCAACAAAAGGAATGGGAAAGAAGAGAGCAGGAAGCACAGACGGAGCAAGAAGAGGCTAGGAGACAACAGGAAGAAAGGGAAGGCAAAGAAAGACCAGAAGAGTCGGCAGGAAGACAGCCAGAGGAACGAGAGGGAGGTGGCAGAGGCATTGATGTTGAAGAGGGAAGGAGATATTTGAGGGTCTTGAAGGTTTAA